One Ahaetulla prasina isolate Xishuangbanna chromosome 1, ASM2864084v1, whole genome shotgun sequence DNA window includes the following coding sequences:
- the LOC131187690 gene encoding mucin-5AC-like, with protein sequence MAAVPPVRPSKRKQHQTSPSPGPSASSSHAPTRSETLQSSISKPQKAISKTSEKKALQRQKAMDRAIARAVRESADTIQEQQSTSLPVQPPVQSPGAPLTLSPDISVDSSQPLPNSDLFCPISVSEMEVLPAAPPVLESAEVPSSATIPMGPVSHQAVAPVANDPAVMAEMIAAAVQRGITASRQTRTHSWVSEYVASQTSHDLVQDYSTPQAEDFQAHSPSRASLGDEGDLRDENLSEDEDLVPDQPSFVGLFNPQLFRSLLHKAKVTTRLGVARPAPIPTSETTDPPMDLFSVPWSSQKRCLPPSSLWK encoded by the coding sequence atggccgccgttcctccagtccggcctagtaaaaggaagcaacatcagaccagtccaagcccagggcctagtgcttcgagctctcatgcacccacaaggtcagagacacttcaatcctccatttctaagccccaaaaggctatttctaagacttctgaaaagaaggccctacaacgccagaaggctatggatagggccattgctagggcagtgagggaatctgctgatactatacaggaacagcaatccacctccttaccagttcagcctcctgtgcagtctcctggggctccattaactttatctcctgatatatctgtagactcatcccaacctctgcccaattctgatttattctgtcctatttctgtatctgaaatggaggttttacctgcagccccgccagtacttgagtcagcagaggttccttctagtgccactattccaatggggcctgtgagtcaccaggcagttgccccagtggctaatgaccctgcagttatggcagaaatgattgcagctgctgttcagaggggtattactgcttccaggcagacaagaacccattcatgggtttcagaatatgtagcatcccaaactagtcacgatttggtgcaggactactccacacctcaagctgaagatttccaggctcattctccatctcgggcctcactgggggatgaaggggaccttagggatgagaacctctctgaggatgaggatttggttccagaccaaccctcctttgtgggtctcttcaaCCCACAATTATTTCGGTCTTTGCTACACAAGGCCAAGGTCACTACCCGGCTGGGAGTGGCCCGACCGGCCCCAATTCCCACCTCAGAGACCACTGATCCACCcatggacttgttttcagttccgtggtcgagtcagaagaggtgcctgcccccaagctctttgtggaagtag